Sequence from the Burkholderia sp. GAS332 genome:
GGCTTCGTCAAGGACGGCAAGGTCCTGAACTACTTTTCAATGGTCGCCACCGTGGGCACGCCGCAAACCGTCGCGGCGCAGGAACTGCGTATCGAATGCATGTTCCCCGCGGACGACGAGACCGAAGCGCTTCATCTTGAGATGATCAACGCGGTCCCGCAACAGCACTGAGGGCCAGATAAAAGCCAATCGTTACCGCTGGTTTCTCATCAATCCTCTGCCGGACGCCGCAATCGAGCCTGGACAGCGCTGACGCATTCCAGCACGGCGTTCAGGACAGTGGCGCCAGCCAACCGCGCCGGCGCCGCATAGCCTCATCAGAACCGGTGCCGCAAACCAATGCTGACGATCGCCTGCGACTGCGCGTCCGACGAGTGGCCGTTGCCCTTGTCGCTGACCGACGCCGTCGCCGCGACCGGATTGCCGAGCGCATCCAGCGTGACACCGGAGGCGTGCTGATAACCGCCCATCAGATAGATCGTTGAACGCTTCGAGAAGTTGTACTGCGCGCCGAGCGTCACGTTGTGATACTGCGCGCGCTCATCCACACCTTCCACTTCGCCACCACGTGTATAGCTATAGCCCGCGAACAGTTGCACGGCCGGGCGGATCGTCCACTGTCCGAACACACCCGCGACATTGAACGTCGCATGCCCGTTGAACAACGAATCGGCACCGGAGCGGTATTGCACATTGCTGTAGTTCACACCAACGATGGCCGGTCCGAAATCATACGTGGCGCCTGCCGCAATGATCTGTTGCGACTGTGCGCTCGCATAACCTTCATTGATCGACGAATTGAACAGGCCGTCGTCCGTGCCGCTCCATTTGCCATAGGTCGTGTCTTGCGTCCCGCTCTTGCTGTTATCCGAACGCTCGTAGCCGACGCCCACATGCAGCGGGCCGTTGCCGTACGCGGCACCCACGCTCCAGGTGTTCTGCTGTTTCAGGCTGCCCGGTTGACCGCCGAAGCCATACAGCGCGCCGAACGTAAAGCCCGAGTAGTTCGCGCTCGTGTACTTGATCGAGTTGTTGACGCGCGCGGTCTGGTCGAGATCGTCGATGTCGCCCGGATGCGCGCCGTAGCCGCCGACCATGGCGACCGGCGCAACCGGCGCGACGAAGTCGTTCAGCGACGTGTACTGACGGCCGAGCGTGACCGTGCCGTATTGCTGGCTGCCGATGCCGACGAACGCCTGACGGCCGAACAGGCCACCGTTCTGGCCCGTCTTGCCGTTCGTGATGTCAAAGCCGTCTTCAAGGAGGAACAGGGCTTTCCAGCCGCCGCCGAGATCTTCTTGGCCCTTGATGCCGAAGCGGCTACCGGAGAGGTTGCCGCTCGTCAGCGCGACGTTCGAGTGTC
This genomic interval carries:
- a CDS encoding Outer membrane protein (porin), translating into MKKQLLAAPLLLSFAGIASAQSSVMLYGIVDAGITYRSNERTGSTGAYTGHSNVALTSGNLSGSRFGIKGQEDLGGGWKALFLLEDGFDITNGKTGQNGGLFGRQAFVGIGSQQYGTVTLGRQYTSLNDFVAPVAPVAMVGGYGAHPGDIDDLDQTARVNNSIKYTSANYSGFTFGALYGFGGQPGSLKQQNTWSVGAAYGNGPLHVGVGYERSDNSKSGTQDTTYGKWSGTDDGLFNSSINEGYASAQSQQIIAAGATYDFGPAIVGVNYSNVQYRSGADSLFNGHATFNVAGVFGQWTIRPAVQLFAGYSYTRGGEVEGVDERAQYHNVTLGAQYNFSKRSTIYLMGGYQHASGVTLDALGNPVAATASVSDKGNGHSSDAQSQAIVSIGLRHRF